CTCCATCCCGAGCTGGCCGATCCCGAGCGTCAGGCTGCCGCCGAAGCCGAACTGGATGCATATGTGGCGGGTTATCACCTGAAAGAGCTGCGCAAGTCACTGGGTAAAACCCAAGCCGAGGTCGCCGCCGCGCTCGGCATCTCCCAGTCGCGGGTCTCCCAGATCGAAAACGGCGACCCTGACGCCATGGAGTTGGAAACTCTCCGGGCCTATGCGGCCGCGCTGGGCGGACACGTCGAGGTGACGATCAGTGTCGGCCCACACTCAGTCAAGGTCGCCTGAGGTAAGCGCTTGTCTGGGCCACCCCCTCTGTGGCGCGTACGCCCTGCTCACCGTGCCGCCCCGGATGCGGGGCGGCACGGTGATAGCACGGAGCCCCATCCAGAAAGCTTGGATGGAGCTGTTGCGGCTGGTGGGCACTACTGGGTTCGAACCAGTGACATCTCGCTTGTAAGGCGAGCGCTCTACCGCTGAGCTAAGCGCCCCAGAGATCCCGTACGGCAGACGGGATAACACCTTACGCCAATCGGGAGGACTTCAGCACATCCGACGACCATGTGGCGCCGGCGTCGGGGACTCCGGCCGCCCGCCAGCCGAGGAGGGCCGCGCCGAGCATGCCCGCGTTGACGCCCAGGGCGGCCGGGCGGAGCGGGGGCGCGTCGCGGAAGGTCAGGCGCGCGCGGAGGCGATCGGCCAGCGGGTCGGACAGGGTGCGGCCCGCCTCGGACATGCCGCCGCCCAGAACGATCGCGGAGGGGTCCAGGAGCAGCGTGTAGGTGGCCAGGGCGAGGGACAGGGCCTCGACGGCGTCCTCCCACACCTCCGTGGCGAGAGGGTCACCGGAGAGGGTGAGCGCGGCGACCTGTTCGGCCGTGGCGGGTGAGGCGGCACGGGCGGAGTAGCGGCGGGCCACGGCGGAGGCCGAGGCGTAGGTCTCCAGGCAGCCGACCTGGCCGCAGGCGCACGTCTCTCCGGCGGGGAAGACCGGGATGTGGCCGATCTCGCCGCTCCATCCGGCAGTCCCGCCGTACGGCTCGCCGCCGAGGATCACGGCACCCGCGATGCCCGTCCCGATGGGCAGGAACAGGAAGTCGGAGACCTCGCGACCGGCTCCGAGCACGCTTTCGGCGAGGCCTCCGGTGCGCACGTCGTGGCCGAGCATGACGGGCACGTCGAGCGAGACGAAGTCACCCGCCGGGACGTCGCGCCAGCCGATGTTGGCGGAGTAGAGGGCCGCGTCCGCGGTGACCAGTCCCGGTACGGCCAGGCCCACTCCGGCTGGGGTGCCGCCTCCCGCGACGGCGAGGTCGGCGATGAAGGACCGGATCACCTGGACGACGGTGCCGGGCCCTTCGTCACGCGGGGTCGCGCGGCGTTCGGCGAGAACGATCTCCCCCGAGCGGGTGACGAGACCGCCCTTCATGGACGTGCCGCCGACGTCAAGGGCCACAACGAAGGAGCTCATGCACGCATCCAGCAGATCGAAGGGGCGGGATCGAGCCCGACCTTAGCGCACGGGGAGATCGACAGATCCCGCTGCATACCCGCAAACGCATCCAAAGATGATTTATGAGTATTAATGGACCCGCCCAAGGACACGGTTCAACGCGGCTTCGACCTCGTCCGCCAGGCCAGGGGCGTGGGAGGCGGTGAGCTGCTCATCGGTCCGCGCCAGCCGTACCGACCCGCAGGATCGGCATTCCACCTCACCGAGCCGGCAGATGAGGGCGACGGAACCGCACGAGGAGCATGTGTCGAGATCGAGATCGTGGGTGCGCTGGCAGTCCGGGCAGATGAGCACCTGGGTATCCCGGCGTACACCGCGCTTCCACGGGCTGGCGCCACGGACCGGGTCGGTCTGCCTGGCCCCGCAGGAGAAGCAGGGCATGATCGCCTCCGGAAGGTCCGAGACCGGCGGACGCTCCGTGAGCGTCCGCCGGTTCACCGCTTAGGGAAGTTCGGCGAGCACCTTGCGGTACTCGGCGATGTCGCGCGGCTCTGGAATCGGGTTGACGACGTTCCAGCGGATCACGCCCTCGCCGTCGATGATGAAGGTGCCCCGCGTGGCGATTCCCTTCTCCTCATCGAACACACCGTACGCCTGAGCGACCTGTCCGTGTGGCCAAAAGTCGGAGAGCAGAGGGAATGTGTATCCCTCCTGATCGGCCCAGGCGCGGTGGGTGAACACCGAGTCGACCGAGACGGTCAGCACCTGGACGTCCTCGGGCGCGGTGGCGATGAACTCGTCGCGGATGGCGCAGAGCTCACCGTGACAGACGCCGCTGAACGCGAGAGGGTAGAAGATCAGTACGACCTTTTTACCCTGGTAGTCCGAGAGCTTGACCGGAGTGCCGTGCTGATCCTTCAGCTCGAAGTCCGGAGCCGGGGAACCTACCTCGACTGCCATGTGAAAGGTCCTTTCGTCGGATGACCGGCAAACGTCATCATCCTGCCGTACGGCTCGCGTGAGCCGTACGGCAGAGCGGGAGCCCTCAGCGGCGCGCCTTGGGCGTGGCCAGCCTCGTTCCCGACCAGTCGGGGGCGGCACTGATACTGCTGGTCTGCGAGAGACCTGCCGTCGTGGCATCTTCCCCGATGTCGCTTGGCTCCACGTGCCCGTCCCGCCCGGCCTTGGGGGTCAGCAGCCAGATCTGGCCCCCCTCGCTCAGGTTGGTCAACACGCCGCTCAGGGCGTCGAACAGATCGCCGTCACCGTCGCGCCACCACAGCAGCACGATGTCGACGACGTCCTCGAAGTCCTCATCGACCAGCTCGTTGCCGGTCAGTTCCTCGATGGAGTCGCGCAGATCGTCGTCGGTATCCTCGTCCCATCCGATCTCCTGCACCACCTGACCCGGCTTGAGACCGAGTCGTTCGGCCAGGCCGCGTTCGCCCTGCGCCTGACCCGCGGTCGCGCTCACGTTTGTCCCTCCTGCTTGGATGGCCCCGCGATTACACGGTGCTCAAAGTGCTTCGGCACAGTCCACACGCTGTGACCCTCGGTCGTCAACGGTCGCCACGGCAACGACTGGGCTACGTATGAATTAGCCCGACAAAAATGACAAACGGACCTGGCGCTCCTGATTGTCGACGTTGAGATCCACAACGGCAATGGACTGCCAGGTGCCCAGCGCGAGCCGCCCGGACAGAACCGGGACGGTGGCGTACGGAGATATGAGAGCAGGCATGACATGCGACCGGCCATGCCCTCTGGATCCGTGCGCATGCCTCCATCGCTCGTCGGCCGGAAGCAGATCCTCCAGGGCCGCGATCAGGTCGTCGTCGCTGCCCGAGCCGAGCTCGATCAGCGCGATCCCCGCGGTCGCGTGCGGCACGAAGACGTTCAGCAGTCCGTCTCCCCCACATGACCGGACGAAGCTCTCGCACTCGGAGGTAATGTCGTGCACCCGCTCGCGGGAACCCGTTACCACCTCGATTGTCTGAGATCTCACATACCCGATCCTACGATCCATCCTGAGCTGGGACGACGACCGCGCGCGGTCTGGACGACACCGGATGCACACGACCATCGCTGAACCGCACCATATAAGGGGGTACACACCTTATATCTCTCGACTGAATGATCTTTCTTTACCGCCTCAGAGGGAGTGGTTTCCGGTTTCCGGCCGCGTCGCCATCTGGTCCGCCGCCATGGCCGCACGGAGCCCCGTCACGTCCTTGGAACCGGCCGCCACCAGGGATTCCGGGATTAGTCCGCCCCGGACCTCCAGAAACGGGAGATAGGCATGTACCCTTTGGTGGAAATTCGTCCTACCATCGGTGGTCTAGGCCACTTATATGCCCCTGCCAGCAGGGACCTCCTGGTTACCGGTCAGTAGAGATGCACTTTCCGGGGTAAGCGACCAGGATGGAAGACGACCTACACCAGACAAAAGTCCATCCTCGGAAGGCGAGACCCAGTGGCTTCCGGACGCCAGCGTTTCTCGGTCATCAGCGACGGCCTACCCAGCCAGCTCCCTGATGTCGACCCCAGTGAGACCCAGGAGTGGCTTGAGTCGCTCGACAACGTCATCAAGACGGAGGGGCGCACTCGGGCCCGTTACTTGATGCTTCGCCTGCTGGAGCGGGCCCGCGAACACCAGGTCGGCGTGCCCGGCCTGCGCAGCACCGACTACATCAACACCATTCCGCCGGAACGCGAGCCCTGGTTCCCCGGTGACGAATACGTCGAGCGCCGGATCCGCGCCTACATCCGGTGGAACGCCGCCGTCATGGTGACCCGGGCCAACGCCCGCACCAACGTCGGCGGGCACATCGCCACCTACGCCTCGGCCGCGTCGCTCTACGAAGTGGGCTTCAACCACTTCTTCCGCGGCAAGGACCACGGCGAGTCCGGCGACCAGGTCTTCTTCCAGGGCCACGCCGCGCCGGGCATCTACGCCCGGGCGTTCCTGGAGGGCCGTCTCAACGAGGCCCAGCTCGACGCCTTCCGACAGGAACTGTCGCATGGCGTCAAGGGCCTGCCCTCCTACCCGCATCCGCGCCTGATGCCGGACTTCTGGGAGTTCCCCACGGTCTCCATGGGCCTCGGCCCGATCGGCGCGATCTACCAGGCCCGGTTCAACCGCTACCTGCTGAACCGGAAGATCAAGGACACCAGCCGCAGTCATGTCTGGTGCTACCTGGGCGACGGCGAGATGGACGAGCCGGAGTCGCTCGGCGCGATCGGCGTGGCCGCGCGCGAGGAGCTCGACAACCTCACGTTCGTCATCAACTGCAACCTGCAGCGACTCGACGGCCCGGTGCGTGGCAACGGCAAGATCATCCAGGAGCTGGAGTCCTACTTCCGGGGCGCCGGCTGGAACGTCATCAAGGTCGTCTGGGGCCGCGACTGGGACCCGCTGCTGGCGGCCGACGTCGACGGCGTACTGGTCAACAAGATGAACACCGTCCCCGACGGCCAGTTCCAGACCTACTCCGTCGAGAGCGGCGAGTACATCCGCGAGAACTTCTTCGGTGGCGACCCCCGCCTCCGCAAGATGGTCGAGCACCTGTCGGACGAGGACATCCGCAAGCTGTCGCGCGGTGGTCACGACTACCGCAAGGTCTACGCGGCCTACAAGGCGGCCCGCGAGCACGTCGGCCAGCCGACGGTCATCCTCGCCCAGACCATCAAGGGCTGGACGCTTGGCAAGGACTTCGAGGCGCGCAACGCGACGCACCAGATGAAGAAGATGTCCAAGGCCGAGCTGAAGGAGTTCCGCGACCGGCTCTACCTGCCGATCCCGGACTCCGCGCTCGATGCCGACCTGCCGCCCTACTTCCACCCGGGCGAGAACGACCCCGAGATCGAATACATGAAGGAGCGCCGCGCGGCCCTGGGCGGTTTCCTGCCCAAGCGCGTGATGCGCGCCAAGCCGGTCGCGCTCCCGGGCGACGCTGCCTACGCGCAGCTCAAGAAGGGTTCCGGCAAGCAGAACGTCGCCACCACCATGGCGTTCGTCCGGCTGCTGAAGGACCTGATGCGCGACAAGGAGATCGGCCACCGGTTCGTGCCGATCATCCCGGACGAGGCGCGCACCTTCGGTCTTGACGCGATCTTCCCGACCGCCAAGATCTACTCGCCGCACGGCCAGACCTACGACGCCGTGGACCGTGACCTGCTGCTGTCCTACAAGGAGTCGACCGAGGGTCAGATCCTGCACGAGGGCATCAGCGAGTCGGGATCGATGGCCTCGGCGATCGCCGTGGGCTCGGCGTACGCCACGCACGGCGAGCACATGATCCCCATCTACATCTTCTACTCGATGTTCGGCTGGCAGCGCACCGCCGACCAGATGTGGCAGCTCGCCGACCAGATGGGCCGGGGCTTCCTGCTCGGCGCCACCGCCGGTCGCACCACGCTGAACGGTGAGGGCCTGCAGCACGAGGACGGTCACACCCCGCTGATCGCCTCGACGAACCCGGCGGCGGTGTCCTACGACCCGTCGTGGGGTTTCGAGGTGGCCCACATCGTCAGGGACGGCCTGCGGAGGATGTACGGCGAGCGGCCGGAGAACATCTTCTACTACCTGACCGTCTACAACGAGCCCTACCCGCAGCCGGCCGAACCCGCCGACCTGGACGTGGAGGGCCTGCTCAAGGGCCTTTACCGGTTCGCCGCGGCTCCGGCCGCACCGGGCCCGAAGGCCAACATCCTGGTGTCCGGCGTGGCCGGCCCGTGGGCCGTCGAGGCCCAGCGGATGCTGGCCGAGGAGTGGGGG
Above is a genomic segment from Streptosporangium album containing:
- a CDS encoding helix-turn-helix domain-containing protein is translated as MSPARRWQEVKAETHRLHPELADPERQAAAEAELDAYVAGYHLKELRKSLGKTQAEVAAALGISQSRVSQIENGDPDAMELETLRAYAAALGGHVEVTISVGPHSVKVA
- a CDS encoding DUF3052 domain-containing protein, encoding MSATAGQAQGERGLAERLGLKPGQVVQEIGWDEDTDDDLRDSIEELTGNELVDEDFEDVVDIVLLWWRDGDGDLFDALSGVLTNLSEGGQIWLLTPKAGRDGHVEPSDIGEDATTAGLSQTSSISAAPDWSGTRLATPKARR
- the aceE gene encoding pyruvate dehydrogenase (acetyl-transferring), homodimeric type; this encodes MASGRQRFSVISDGLPSQLPDVDPSETQEWLESLDNVIKTEGRTRARYLMLRLLERAREHQVGVPGLRSTDYINTIPPEREPWFPGDEYVERRIRAYIRWNAAVMVTRANARTNVGGHIATYASAASLYEVGFNHFFRGKDHGESGDQVFFQGHAAPGIYARAFLEGRLNEAQLDAFRQELSHGVKGLPSYPHPRLMPDFWEFPTVSMGLGPIGAIYQARFNRYLLNRKIKDTSRSHVWCYLGDGEMDEPESLGAIGVAAREELDNLTFVINCNLQRLDGPVRGNGKIIQELESYFRGAGWNVIKVVWGRDWDPLLAADVDGVLVNKMNTVPDGQFQTYSVESGEYIRENFFGGDPRLRKMVEHLSDEDIRKLSRGGHDYRKVYAAYKAAREHVGQPTVILAQTIKGWTLGKDFEARNATHQMKKMSKAELKEFRDRLYLPIPDSALDADLPPYFHPGENDPEIEYMKERRAALGGFLPKRVMRAKPVALPGDAAYAQLKKGSGKQNVATTMAFVRLLKDLMRDKEIGHRFVPIIPDEARTFGLDAIFPTAKIYSPHGQTYDAVDRDLLLSYKESTEGQILHEGISESGSMASAIAVGSAYATHGEHMIPIYIFYSMFGWQRTADQMWQLADQMGRGFLLGATAGRTTLNGEGLQHEDGHTPLIASTNPAAVSYDPSWGFEVAHIVRDGLRRMYGERPENIFYYLTVYNEPYPQPAEPADLDVEGLLKGLYRFAAAPAAPGPKANILVSGVAGPWAVEAQRMLAEEWGVAAEVWSATSWAELRREALAVEEHNLLNPDSEQRVPYVTQALSAAQGPFVGVSDYMRAVQDQIAQWVPGDWTSLGTDGFGLSDTRSALRRHFHVDAASITLAVLTQLVRRGELDATVLNEAIAKYHLKNGVTEAGGAESNDTQSMGL
- a CDS encoding secondary thiamine-phosphate synthase enzyme YjbQ, yielding MRSQTIEVVTGSRERVHDITSECESFVRSCGGDGLLNVFVPHATAGIALIELGSGSDDDLIAALEDLLPADERWRHAHGSRGHGRSHVMPALISPYATVPVLSGRLALGTWQSIAVVDLNVDNQERQVRLSFLSG
- a CDS encoding peroxiredoxin — translated: MAVEVGSPAPDFELKDQHGTPVKLSDYQGKKVVLIFYPLAFSGVCHGELCAIRDEFIATAPEDVQVLTVSVDSVFTHRAWADQEGYTFPLLSDFWPHGQVAQAYGVFDEEKGIATRGTFIIDGEGVIRWNVVNPIPEPRDIAEYRKVLAELP
- a CDS encoding ROK family protein; this translates as MSSFVVALDVGGTSMKGGLVTRSGEIVLAERRATPRDEGPGTVVQVIRSFIADLAVAGGGTPAGVGLAVPGLVTADAALYSANIGWRDVPAGDFVSLDVPVMLGHDVRTGGLAESVLGAGREVSDFLFLPIGTGIAGAVILGGEPYGGTAGWSGEIGHIPVFPAGETCACGQVGCLETYASASAVARRYSARAASPATAEQVAALTLSGDPLATEVWEDAVEALSLALATYTLLLDPSAIVLGGGMSEAGRTLSDPLADRLRARLTFRDAPPLRPAALGVNAGMLGAALLGWRAAGVPDAGATWSSDVLKSSRLA